The stretch of DNA TCTGTGATCATATTGACAAACTTAGTACAAAACTGAGGAATTTTTTCCTTTTCCCATGAAAGTTCCTGTAATGCTAAGTTAAAAAAAGCAAGCACACAGGGTAGCCTtcatgaatgaaaaaaataaaaaactgaagGCTTGGTGGGATCTAATTCCTGTACATATTACATGAGGAGCAATTCCATGAAGCTCTGCAAACTTTTATTTTCCCTAGGTATATTAATGCACACCAGCCAACAACTGCATGCACACAAAACAATCATATTAGAACGCATCACTAAAAGCTAATACATTTCCTCTTATgattaagtgaaaaaaaaaagagttcaaTCAATGATTTGGGAGGAGGGGTCAATGATCTTAAGCACCACACTGCTCTTTTTGGTGTACAAAGGGTAGATGTTCAATGTTCTAACTACTTCTGGATCATGTTCATAAGCCCTGCAAGAGGAGGGACACATACCTCTAAGCATGTCGAGTCAAGATCAGCAATATTTCGCAGATGAGTCCATCAGGAATGTTCAAATTATCCTGAACAGAACTCTAGATTTCATCTACCATCTGGCGACTCGTGCTCCATCAGCTGAACAAACTTCCATAAGTTTCTCAGTAGAAATACATGCAGAAGATAAAGGCGTGATGACAGATACAGCATTACAGCATGGCTCTCCAAAATCATGATACCTGAAGAGATCAACAGGCATTCATGGCACACAGCAAGTTTCCTGGTTCTGACAATTCCCTGAATAACCAATCAACTCACCAAACTCAACACGACTATTCTCTCTGGCCACAATTATACTTTCGTCAACCAAGTTGCATAATAATCACTATTTTGTTTCTGGAAGGAAGATTTTTCCCAAGAATAAATCGTGATGATTCCTTAAACCAGCATGGATCTCCTACTCCAAAAGATAAATTCCCCCAGGAAAGACATGCCATTAAGATCACAAGTCAACTCCAAGATCATTTGCCAATTGTAGTATGCCACGCATTTGAAGGTATGGATTCTCTAACAGTTTTTCATTGTTGCTCTGTACATTGCAAAAATATAGAACGTTAATATTGAATCACCATAACACTGAATTCTTAAGAAAACTTCAAAGAGAACACTTAGCAATTTAGCATAAAGAGAACTACTTCAATTTGAATGCCATGAAATGAATTGGGTATATTTGTTACACGCCTATGGAAACTACCATGGTACCACTTTTGGCATCATAAATGATAATCATGATGGTTACATACTTACATAGAGGGCCAGAATTTAAATATGAACCTATGAAGCTCATTTAACCACAAGACCAATATGCTAATCTCAGCTTCACTAATGATAGCAGAAGTAAATCACTAAAATGGGTACCTGTTGAGCTTTAACGACGAGATTCTGAAGCATGTGTTGATATTTCTCTGGCTTCTCGGTCATCATTCGCTGTAGCAATTGGGAAACAAACAAGATTATATTCAAGAACCTAAACAcaattttgaacaagaaaaataaattaaaatccaTGCCTTCAGAAGAAAAGCAGAAGAATAATATGCGACTCTTGAATCTGTGTCATCCAGGAGTTCCCTGTCAGATACAAGAAGATTTGAGCTTTGTATTTCAATGCGTAAAGGTTATAAATTAGAAAGCAAACCAATTAACGAGAGGCATAAAAGTTTAGGATCACCTAAAGAATTGTTCCAGACCAACTTCCTCAAAAGCAACAGGATCTGCTGTACATTTACCAATAAGTAGTAGTAGAAGTGTGGCTCGGATATCGGATGTTGCGCCAGGCAGGTTTCCTCTTCCTTTACTTCCAACAGCAACACCCAATGCAATGTCATCAGTAGCTGCTCCGGCCAATTGAATTAGTGGCCAATAGAGCAAGGCAGCAGGAACACGTGCGATTAACTGCATTGGGACAATGGCCCGTCCTTGGAGAAGTGCTGCCATTGATGCAGTCGCATGATCTAGGGGATAGTTATTAGGGTAACTGGATTTTTTATTAGCTTCTTCCTTATTTGCATCATCCCAGAGCAATGTATCTTGTTTCAGGACATTGTAATCACTGTCAAACCTTCTACTTGCACTTGTGAGACTtggatttctaccattttgcaCATCATCTCCAAAGGACAGAGCTGTAGCTGGAGgaactcttaagcacaattgaGAAAATAGTATATCACACATCTGTTAAGGAAATAAAATAGAGGGTTGAGCAAAATAGATATGATATGCCAAATACTCAAACGGAAGCCATAAACATCAACAGAAATTCCAAGGGGTCATCCAGATAGACAGCATTCAGAATACATCATCAATCAGAAAATAAACTTAATCAGTGTGGggagtcatttaatttcttataaAATGCTTCTTCATCTGACGAACAAACAATTTTATTACATAACATACAAAGGCACCTTTCCAACAACATCCAATTTGAAGTATGGAATTCTTTTCCTTGAGAAGTTAAAGAACATGCAGATATAATTGTTTCTTCTTACAATGGTTACCACAAGTTCcatgattttagtatatattgtCAAGAGATTAAGAACAATAAGTTCAAAGCATTGAGTGAAGAAACAATTACTTTTAGAATATTCATTCGGTCTGTTTCATTTATCTGAAACACCAACTTCAAGGCACTGCTCATTGTGTCTATCATTGCATTGGCCTTCTCAAGATGCCAATCTTTTTTCCCACGGCCTTTTCTGTTTGACTGTTGCATTTCATGCTCATCTAACAAAAATTTGCATCTCATAAGAAGCCTTTCAAGAACATACAAAAAACCCCATCTAATATAGTTGTATTTCGACTTTAAAAGACCACACATCAGTAAAATGGGCAAAGGAACATCTGCCGTATTTAAAGAATCTGGGATTCCAGCTTGAGCAATTTTCTTCTGGAAGTATTGGATGCTTGACCATATATCTCCGTCTCTTTCTCCACTAATCTCAGCAATAAGAAGATCACCTAACCAGATATACCCATTTTGACGATAAGAAATTCTTTCAGAATGTAGGAGGGAATGTAAAGTGGACCATGAGTGCTTTGCCTTCAGACCACTTCCATTCCTTAGAGACACATTCTCCATATCTTCTAGAAACTTGTGAGATTTGGTTATCTGAATCATATGAGTGAACTCCTTATCTAAATGAGTGAATGAACTTATTATTGCATCAAATTTCTCTGCTACAATTTCCAATAGCTGCAAATATTAGACAGGAacagagagaaaaagaagatcAGTAATCATACAGCTCAAAGAAGATCTATTGCAAGCCATATATATGAAGAAATGCAGATAAGATCAAAGGAAAAATGTATAGCCCTAAAACATTAAAGTATATAGATAAGGAAAAACTGGAAGTACCGTATTTAGTCTTTCACTGTTGGGATATCTAGAAAGAGCAGATGCAATTGATCTTCTCAAAATCTCTCCAATGCCCTCTACCCCAAGTTTAACAGAAATATAAAATGCCTCAGGTGCATTTGTTTGAGCAAGCAGAGCAGCCAGAGGTTGGATCTCCTCATCACTGTATTCACTGACTCCTGAGGCTATGCACGATTCATTTATTTGATGCAAAATGTAATCAAAAAGCACTGCATACAGATTTTTCCTCTCTTCTCTTGAATTTGCAAGGGAATACTGAATCAATCATAGGAAGGCAGAAGAGAAAATCAGAAGTTCGAATCTATGTATCAGTCAAGGACATTTATTAGATTGAACTTCTCTCTACACTATCGTCAGAAGAATCAAATACCtccaaaaaaataaactgaACTCCTCCAATCAGATCAAGTTGATCCACGAGGAACTTTGGCGTGCAGAGTTCAGGCTCAACAACTTCATCCGGAACTTCATAAAACATGTTGGTTAACATTGAAATAAGCTTACAGTGAACTAATTCTGCCCAAGAGTTCTCCCTGCTGGTTCTTATAAGCTCCTTCATAACCTAAATGTATATTGTGATGTGagaaactttatttttttatggaagGAAAAAAGTGAGCAATTAAATTAACCAGGCACATCATGCTTAAAGATACAAAGCatattaataattgataatgGAATGGTGATGAACACCTACTCAAATAccaaatataaaagagaagcaGGATTCCAAATGCCATTGAATAATCCATGCCTTAAATGATCAAACTATAGAGCTTAGACAAGAATATAGCACAATACATAAATGTCACTGTCAAGAATAATGTTGTGCCTTAATGCTTAAAACCACAGTTTTACATCTGTCCTTACCTTTTAATGGGAAAACTATCCATGAAACTAACTAGAGAACAGCATCAAGGAAAAATGAGGCTCTTGATATTTTCATGTCCTTCCATTATGTTTTATCTGGTTTAGTTTGTGGAACAGTATTAGTTATTACCCTTGTACTTATTTTTGTTTGCCTAATTACCTCTCATCCCTATGCTTTTGTTCTCTTAATAAGTCTTCATAAGTATCCCATCCCGTGACCCCCCAGGTCAAACTCCCATAAGAGCAAAGGAAAAAACTTACCCAGGAGAATACATTATTGAAATTGGAATTCCATGAAATATTGGAATACATAATGGGAAAGGAAGGCAATTCTCACCCTTATATCAAGTCCTTGCAAACGTTTTCTCCAAATCCTCCCTCTATCACAGACAAAATAGAGCAAACAGCTAAGTGCAGATGCCCAGACTGATTCCTCCTTTTCTTCAGTCTGTAGAAAGCAATTAATCAGCATAAAATTTGGTTATAAGAACAGCGTGATTAGATCACAATGTCAGAGATAAAGAAGTGATAGAAAGCATATTTAGTTTGCATACACCAAACAAATTCTATTATCACACCACAAATCCACCTATAATAGCTATCTGccatttcaaaacaaaataaagcagCAAGTTCCCTAATCTCAATGTTGTCAAAGACTTCGCTTTTTTGCAGTTTTGTCCTGTATCCTAATTTTCAAAGCATTTAGATTTTGAAAACAATAAAAGCACCCTTCCTTGTTCGTCCTTCCATGGAACATCAATTAACATCGTATCATTTAAAACAGAAATCAGTATGTTAAGAAATGCCTAAAGTTAAAATTATTGAGACCAATCAGATGttccaaacaaaaaaataagccAAGAAACAAAGCAATAATCTTGTCCAACAAGTTTCTTCTGACCCAATAATACCTGAACAAGAAGAAGTAGTATCTCATACAGAATATTTAAAATCCATgattcaaaattattaattgcAGATTCTGCATCCGATTTGCTCTTGGAATTTGCTTTTCTGCTTCCTTCGGTCGTAAGTTGAGTGTCACTGTCATAATAGGATTCTTGAGAATATTCTTCAATTGTGGAAACATCGTCAGCAATCATTGGTTCTAAAAGATGAGCATGAACTCCAAGGTTTAGAATTAAATCAAAAGCACGAACCCTGCAGGCTGGCTTAGATGAACTAAGCATCTCCTGAACAACATATATTTGGAATCTAGGTTAGAGACAACAAAATAACTGTAAATAATGTCATAACTGGAAAACTGTAGTTTTTGATGCATCACCTGAAGCATAGAAAGAGTGAGAGGAGCAGCAGTACGTGAATCTAAAACATACCTACAAGACATAAATTATGTGGCCATCATAAATAACCAACTCTCAGAATAGCACAAGAACCatatgtaaaataattgaatattaaatCACGCAgatgaacagaaaattaatGCACATAAAAGTGTAGCAATCAACTAGTTATAGATTCCTTAAATTGGTGCAAACaagaagttcaagctaattcaCAGAATATAGTCTTAACTTGGTTTGGAATTTTTAACTCCACTATTTCTGCCAAGATAATCATTAATTGCATATCATTTTTCTTTGAGGTTCAATTTCAGTTCCTCCTCTTTCCAGAACTTTGAGAATTAATTGAACATGTCCTATTATTAGAGTTGTGATATGAGCAAAACACACACGACTTAAGTTTAATCTTAGGATTGAAGGAAGGATTCGAGAAAATAGACAGTAacaaaagaatgaatgaaacATGAAAGACAATAAATGACTAAAACATACATGTCAATCACTAGTTTAATAAGGACGCTAACAGCCACATCCATTGATGGTTTCCCACTTTGATTGGTTAGTCTACTTGACACTGTCATGACATTGGTAGTTGGGGAAGATGACTCGGAGCACACAGCAGCAATAACATCACGAACCTCAGCAGGGTTCAACCGTAAAGGTTGTTGCTCACTGTTCAGCATGACGAACATTTCATCAGATTTAgaaaaaaagatggtgaataaAGCAACAATGAGAAACCCTATGTACCACGATCATCATCACACATGGGTCATCGGACCTCCTCACACAAACTCATTACAAATCATATAACAGTTTGCTCGAATTGAgtgacaaccaaaattccaaatttaaaTTGCAAGGAGATAGATTATCAGAAGTTGTCCTCTGGGAAATACAACTTAAATTAAAACCTAGGTTGTGGCACCCATTTTCAGATGCAGCAAATACATATTCACATATTTGATAACAGATTCTTTAGAAGAATTTATCTTGTCACTATGATACATACCTGTAATGTCGATACTGAAAAAGCTGTCGAGCTCGTGGACGGAAGGAAATCACGGGAGAATCCTCCCTGTGGAAACAGCAAAGCTCAGAATAACTAAcagattaaattatgaaaagcattCAGCATGCCAAAGTAACGAAAAATAAACAGACTACCCCCCTCCCCCTTTCTCGtgtgtaaaaagaaaaataaaacattcaTCCCGAAGGACTAAGAAGGAATATTAATCTGCAGAGATGCAATGCAATTGTTTATCACATAATTAAAGCTCTCAAACCAATGGTTATATGAAGATTTTATGTATGACTGAAAACAAATAGTCTTACAAAGTCTTGAGGCTGATCCAGGACTTACTCTAGGTATTACCAAAGTTTGTTGTCCCCATTTAAAGTTTAGTACAACTTAGTCAACTacatatctttttttcttttatttcctgcTACCTAATTAatacttattatattatttcaTTTTGGCCGACTTCTTTCAACAGTGCATTAGTATTCAGGCCTCAGGGCACAAAAGTGAGGCACAATATAACTACTGGATCTAAAACTTAATCTACCTTCACTCAGGGATCACTATTTAGATGATGGAAAGTCAAGCTTCTCATAACAATAACAGGCTCAAATTTCTGTAAGAAATTTCACGAGAGCCCTGTTTTGTGCGTTTAGAAGCTGTTA from Arachis duranensis cultivar V14167 chromosome 4, aradu.V14167.gnm2.J7QH, whole genome shotgun sequence encodes:
- the LOC107486954 gene encoding uncharacterized protein LOC107486954: MASSFSPQLSGVGSISRLRSSSIRKLPEPLRRAVADCLSSSTATTSSAANEPSRTLRDYLKSPATTDLAYSAILEHTIAERERSPAVVSRCVALLKRYLLRYKPSEETLLQIDRFCSTIIAECDIPPNQLGSRSLNRPSGAPTSTNTYPLPVCTIASEALIKSLSYVRSLVAQHIPKRLFQPASFAGPPSTSGQSLPTLSSLLSKSFKSQLSPATSVPETSEKDSNTLSVSKLSKIEDERDEFVFIAHDVLQWRWLDEPPSSSTGADNDRAVNSQDMRAHNFLEVGAASLLVGDLESKMNGQPWKFFGTDDMPYLDQLLESSPVTPITDSASARPHLRVITASKRTKQGSREIWEDSPVISFRPRARQLFQYRHYSEQQPLRLNPAEVRDVIAAVCSESSSPTTNVMTVSSRLTNQSGKPSMDVAVSVLIKLVIDMYVLDSRTAAPLTLSMLQEMLSSSKPACRVRAFDLILNLGVHAHLLEPMIADDVSTIEEYSQESYYDSDTQLTTEGSRKANSKSKSDAESAINNFESWILNILYEILLLLVQTEEKEESVWASALSCLLYFVCDRGRIWRKRLQGLDIRVMKELIRTSRENSWAELVHCKLISMLTNMFYEVPDEVVEPELCTPKFLVDQLDLIGGVQFIFLEYSLANSREERKNLYAVLFDYILHQINESCIASGVSEYSDEEIQPLAALLAQTNAPEAFYISVKLGVEGIGEILRRSIASALSRYPNSERLNTLLEIVAEKFDAIISSFTHLDKEFTHMIQITKSHKFLEDMENVSLRNGSGLKAKHSWSTLHSLLHSERISYRQNGYIWLGDLLIAEISGERDGDIWSSIQYFQKKIAQAGIPDSLNTADVPLPILLMCGLLKSKYNYIRWGFLYVLERLLMRCKFLLDEHEMQQSNRKGRGKKDWHLEKANAMIDTMSSALKLVFQINETDRMNILKMCDILFSQLCLRVPPATALSFGDDVQNGRNPSLTSASRRFDSDYNVLKQDTLLWDDANKEEANKKSSYPNNYPLDHATASMAALLQGRAIVPMQLIARVPAALLYWPLIQLAGAATDDIALGVAVGSKGRGNLPGATSDIRATLLLLLIGKCTADPVAFEEVGLEQFFRELLDDTDSRVAYYSSAFLLKRMMTEKPEKYQHMLQNLVVKAQQSNNEKLLENPYLQMRGILQLANDLGVDL